The DNA region atgagagagtcagtttggatatggtcggcctgcctatttatgccccacacacaatgcaatctaatggtccctacagtctcactgtccattggacgcaggaattcggcttcgcattataacaaaggtcataggttgattcatacaggtaaactgtcttgtatcagtggcctaagttatgtaacacaatgggtgatgaccagcacattcctgtcttctggagagctattgtttggcgaatacaaaacagaatcctgtctgggttctgctctatattcatgatgtccactttcaattgagacaatgacgtctcagcccttattttcctgtatacaaatccagccccatttgtaaacacaggtgttggtcttctccattgagtctcaaagctcagtgtaattaaaggctattgcactccgtctgcgggaaagatactgatttggagtacaattgatcttcaattactattcttgtgattaccttatgcatgtgtagatatgaggccctcttaacatgcaaactattgtttgggggatctctgaggtcaaagagctatttgagacccactgatgcatgactaagtaagaacaaatgataatagaaaatagacataacttgttatgtccataactattcgcacgagcgattaatccgctccaaaccaacaccggaatattgctatttaaatactcttccgataggtaccaaataccactgtctgactcctgttagacccttcgcacaatacaaagagggattcctccgttcagggacattctatattaaccaaactttcagaatctatcaaagggaccatgatctataaactacattaattgtgaacatttgtaacgactgagtcgcacgctacgactacatactctttaccgtaaatacacataccgtgcgagcgggtgcacgcactaGCGGGTATGCGCagacacgggaaagcgcacgcatgcgcagcatggaccagtgtgcggtgcaaatatggcaacgtgcatagagacatttttctgactttgacacatgtcacctctagtaatcccacatgagcgtccatgtcacctctagtaatcccacatgagcgtccatgtcacctctagtaatcacacatgagcgtccatgtcacctctagtaatcccacatgagcgcccatgtcacctctagtaatcccaaatgagcgtccgtgtcacctctaataatcccccatgagcgtccatgtcacctcctagtaatcccacatgagcgtccatgtcacctctaataatcccccaagagcatccatgtcacctctagtaatcccacatgagcgtccatgtcacctctaataatcccccaagagcatccatgtcacctctagtaaccccacatgagcgtctgtgtcacctctagtaatcccacatgagcgtttgtgtcacctctagtaatcccacatgagcgtccatgtcacctctagtaatcccaaatgagcatccatgtcacctcctagtaatcccacatgagcgcccacgtcacctctagtaatcccacatgagcgcccatgtcacctctaataatcccacatgagcactcgtgtcacctctagttatcccacatgagcgtccatgtcacctctaataatcccctatgagcttccatgtcacctctagtaatcccatatgagcgcccacgtcacctctagtaatcccacatgagcgcccacgtcacctagtaatcccacatgagcatctgtgtcacctctagtaatcccacataagcgcccatgtcacctctaattatCCCCCATGagcttccatgtcacctctagtaatgccatatgagcgtctgtgtcacctctagtaatcccacttgagccttcagtgttgatcaagctccagtctaagcatcctatcttttgtttttttaataaacataaaagcactgattacaggtaaaaaaaaatggcagttatagaattatatattgtgtcctgttacatcctgggtcttgtctgctcattttatatatattttgtattttatttccagcagatggacccacaagcaggaatatctcagaagtacatctaatgttatccctggattgtgacataacagataatgacagtagacaggattctccaggagataatcccattaccccaattatacatccagctctatcaactaatccccctgatcctgggaaatgttctccaaatcactctgatattggtgcatctattacagctctgagattagatacagagtttccctgttctacagacgccaaatgttttacacagaacacaaaccgtattactcatcagccagctaaggcaggtgagaggccatttccatgttctgagtgtgggaaatgttttacatataaatcaaatcttgttacacatcagagaagtcacacaggtgagaagccgtattcctgttctgagtgtgggaaatgttttacacagaaatcagatcttgttacacatcagagaagtcacactggtgagaagccatttccatgttctgagtgtgggaatttttttacatataaatcaaatcttgttacacatcagagaagtcacacaggtgagaagccgtattcctgttctgagtgtgggaaatgttttgtagagaaatcaggtcttgttatacatcagagaagtcacacaggtgagaagccgtattcctgttctgagtgtgggaaatgttttgcacagaaatcaaatcttgttacacatcagagaagtcacacaggtgagaagccatatacctgttctgagtgtgggaaatgtttttcatctaaatcagttcttgttagacatcagaaaaggcacacaggtgagaagccgtattcctgttctgagtgtgggaaatgttttgcacagaaatcagttcttgttaaacatcagcgatttcacaggtgagaagccattttcatgctgtgagagaaataaatccgctcttgttgaacatattagacattacccaagcacggaaccatttaaatcttctggagtataattatcactgtcatgcaatgttcctcaagggtcaatcctatctcctatgcgtcatgcaatatacagtctggtccatatatattgggacatcgacacaattctcatattttgggctctatacaccaccacaatggatttgaaattagacaaacaagatgtgctttaactgcagactttccgctttaatttgagggtatttacatacaAATCAGGTGAACTGTGtaggaattaaaatggtttttatatgtgcctcccactttttaagggaccaaaagtaatggtacaaactaaacaatcctaaatcaaatattgtaaatcagatcagtgcgctcgtccagttcaacaaaaaatactttactacttaatgtggtcgcagcccggatcagtgtttcgtgaattgagctttgacatattttccaagggcgatctgattaccatctcctagatgaagacctggatacaatatccatactgatatgcaaatatttatttatctggtacgcatataaattTTGTGATAACTGAATTTAATCCCACATACGGAAatatactacgctatatagcgattctttgtgtctcctagcagcatttagatcccagtagtaacctggactaaagaatgggggactgatacgccatgtgtcaagccgtaatccgtacGCTATAATCTTGTGTGtgacaaaactagtgatgagcggattcggttttactctgttctcaaaacggcatcttattggcttacagatgtcatgtgttttgtatagccaataagattctgttttgagatccgagtaaaaccgaatccgctcatcactagacaaaactgattgaaaaatactacaccatagtcgctctcttgtttcttcctttgtttccagaatcctaaatcaaacttttactttttaatattttgttgcaaatccttttgtcagttacagcctgaagtctggaacgcatagacatcaccagacgctgggtttcatccctggtgatgctatgccaggcctctactgcaaatgtcttcagatcctgcttgttcttggggcattttctcttccgttttgtcttcatcaagtgaaatgcatgctcaatcggattcaggtcaggtgattgacttggccattgcataacattccacttatttgcctaaaAAAACccgctttggttgctttcgcagtatgcgtcgggtcattgtccatctgcactgtgaagcgccttccAGTGAGTtccgaagcatttgactgaatatgagcagataatattgcccaaaacacttcagcattcatcctgctgcttttatcagcagtcacattatcaataaatacaaaggaaccagttccattggcatccatacatgcccacgccatgacactaccaccaccatgcttcactgatgaggtggtatgttttggatcctgagcagttcctttccttctccatactcttctcttcccatcactctggtacaagttgatatttgtctcatctgtccataggatgttgttccagaactgtaaaggcttttttagatgttgtttgcaaactctaatctggtcttcctgttttattgctcaccaatggtttacatcttgtggtgaaccctctatattcactcttgtgaagtcttctcttgattgttgactttgacacatatacacctatctcctggagagtgttcttgatctgggcaactgttgtgatggggttcgtgctatttagtacactagtagtgtactaaatagcacgaacagcttgtaacgtagagtggcaagtttaatctttctatgtataatggagagaaataaaagctcctccctaagttcctggatgcccaatcactgtccttagtatctctgtacagttttttctattagagtactaattagcaggaacagcttataatgtacaacatagattctctaacgccgacgatctacagtactgtgttgctcgaacagttagttgcgtcagaatacactaatttatatctaCTGTTATGTCTATAcgtgctcattactgctgtgtattttagatagtgaatgagtcactcctgcagatttaccccgatttgtgggaaacctgtgtgcacccttctgttgaatgctttacaatggattacacagaaaaaataataaagtgaatgtcactggaacacaaaaaaaattgacactttgggaatcgaacccgggactctcagcgtggcagaccggagccttcatcgctagcccacagcactgcatggaagattctcaagttcatgtgtaaaagtactgcaaagagcgattcctccccattggtgtttgtttatgccgttaggggactcggacgctcattttatgcactgtacatactgtaaagtcaatgagctacattattcctttcacacattagttgtgtctgcatacacaagtgttttaaaacgttaatttgcgtctgtataaactatacacacagggatttggcatccagaaacttagggaggagcttttatctctccctattatacttaatactacaggatttggacactcgcatatccctaacatcaatagaccatactgtatctgtaacacgttcgtttgcatctgtatgtgctgtactatttgcacctgtactgtatatactgttatagactttatgacatactgtagcataatgtagagtaatgagatgcaccagtaaagtagttcttacgctgtagttcagtattgtattttaatggagaccacacgcttgcgcattggtgatttaaaaaagcgacatctggtggatgatcttcggtattacactcaaaggtaacgccaaacgctctgtgtgccttcctacgactaggcgcgcctccttgcacccaggtacgctgcgtatgcctgatcgcgactaacgcctcagccagccaagataacggaggacccatctgtatatttagttcctaaataactcatcccaaatgcttaggtcttttttctgctgtttattttgtatcttgtgctttgtgtaaatgtggatgtctaataccagtttccacaatctgtattgctgcacgacaatatggcggccattggaacgtgttttcacttctagtttgcctaacttgttgcagacactcatcttgataaggagtgctgagtgttttctgatacaagatcctatccatatataccctgtacattatcatgtgcattagagtcacccgggttccatcttcagtggtttgttgtatgttacatctatatggtgcggatactcccctgtatttcataataaaagcttttgtttgcatctaattattgcattaaatcttttatttttattctgttttatattcccgtctgagtaattacgccataatgtctaatctcggagtggaccccagaagatgtaaagaaaccgtgtaagtgttccatcattctgttttgtgtaagcatacaggtaagtgatggcacggtggtcactgaccgtcacattcaggtggtataatggaagtgggactgtctgggcttattctagtctactgcagaaatataaaaaatcagcctttatcctgcttaaaaaaatgacaaagcccataaatcaagcttggtcggacaagacagtgtccacattaatggtggcacatcatataggctgaggacccatgcttctgctATATATGGCATAACCCTCTTTGTCGACAAAAACctacccttcaccattcacaatgtccaccattgccctttcagaagggacacaactttgcttgttccacctacttcacagagcccaggaccatctccatgaccatgtcatgtttatctgggaggttcatggcctgagatgaccacagaaccaccaggtagttgccaaggagagagagggggagcgctgtcaatagcagctggtaagaggggtggtaaatcccctggtggataaatatacagccaaagaaaagaattaccagcgctgactgatcatgtatgattaataggtactatacatccgaaaggcttagtgaattaaaaccacagttattccacatgtaaaaacacacacaaaaaaaaaaaaaaattaataacattgagaaataaattattaaaaattagaatatgccacaatatgcctgaTGTCCACATGAACTGCTAGTGATGGACATTTCCAGTGACATTGGTCCTCTCTGAGTGTCATTAGCCGTTGATGTGGACATCTAAATCATCAACtcaggcatattgtggcatattTTAACTTTTAATTTATGtctcaatttttattttttattttttttacatgtggAATAATGTGTTTTTTAATTCGCTAATCCTTTCggatgtatagtacctattaatcatacatgatcagccagcgctggtaattcttttcttttgcagtggccaagaagaacccagactccccaggaagtggagagtccaaagatccaccccgcatgaggtaaagaagggacaaacacagggtctggctcacctatttccttcctaaaagctgctctttacccagtttggtacctgtgggatcccactccaatttctcttgagagtccttaccctcactaatcccttctgagcCTACCAgctccttccccttccaaccactcctcatttttaagcttttcactacctgctgtgtgagtcccatccaactacttcattccttgactcattggtgtagcaacccccttctcccacacccaccacactgctacactgcagttaagctgtgagacttgctgctagcagtactcactacccagcacacacactcacatcatgattacaccgctgtgccagagacactgtctcactgacaaccaggacgagacactcccagaaaggcatgtatgtatgagtacggagagagtgggtgcagtggggctgcatcactgaccaggacgagacactcccagaaaggcatgtatgtatgagtacggagagagtgggcgcagaggggctgcatgactgacagctgagcctgtcacgtcagtgaggtggatggggcatcccattcccagcaggaacagcacactatatgtaagagccggagcggtgcagggctactggctgacagcctagcatctcggtgcagcgacagaagtctgtaaatgatgggaaataacatctggcccatggctactgtgaggaaatgagaggtctgttacaatatagctatgcctcatttctctgacgtcctagtggatgctgggaactccgaaaggaccatggggaatagcggctccgcaggagactcggcacaactaaagaaagcttttagactacctggtgtgcactggctccacactatgaccctcctccaagcctcagttagatttttgtgcccggccgagctggatgcacactaggggctctcctgagctcctagaaaagaaagtatattttaggttttttattttacagtaagacctgctggcagcaggctcactgcaccgagggactaaggggagaagaagcgaacctacctgcttgcagctagcttgggcttcttaggctactggacaccattagctccacagggatcgaccgcaggacccatccttgatgttcggtcccgaggccgcgccgccgccccccttacagaaccagaagccagaagaggtccggaaaatcggcggcagaagacttcagtcttcaccaaggtagcgcacagcactgcagctgtgcatcattgctcctcatgcacacctcacactccggtcactggtgggtgcagggcgctggggggggcaccctgagcagcaataaaaacacgctgtcgtttggactctccacggcaccgagggtgtttaccaaggtaatggcagaaatgatgatactccttcgaaaaaagggagttttaactatcccgtacttggacgagctccttataaaggcgaggtccaaggagcagttgttggtcggggtagcactatctcgggaagtgctacaacagcacggatggattctaaacattccaaagtcacagctggttcctaccacaagcctactgttcctggggatggttctggacacagaacagaaaaaagtgtttctcccgatggagaaggccgaggagctgtcatctctagtcagagacctcctgaaaccaaaacaggtatcggtgcatcactgcacacgagtcctaggaaaaatggtagcttcctacgaagcaattccattcggcaggtttcatgcaagaatttttcagtgggacctcttggacaggtggtcaggatcgcatcttcagatgcatcggctgataaccctgtctccaaggaccagggtatctctgttgtggtggctgcagacggctcatcttctggagggctgcagatttggcatacaggactgggtcctggtgaccacggatgccagccttcgaggctggggggcagtcacacagggaagaaatttccaaggactttggtcaagtcaggagtcgtccctacacatcaatattctggaactgagggccatttacaatgccctaagtcaggcaaggcccctgcttcaaaaccagccggttctgatccaatcagacaacatcacggcagtcgcccatgtacatagttatagttattgcctaactaaagggttattgttatgagccatctgttgagaggctcagttatgtttcatactgttaactgggtatagtatcaccggttatacggtgtgattggtgtggctggtatgagtcttacccgggattcaaaatccttccttattgtgtacgctcttccgggcacagtatcctaactgaggcttggaggagggtcatagtgggaggagccagtgcacaccaggtagtctaaaagctttcttttagttgtgcccgttctcctgcggagcccctattccccatggtcctttcggagttcccagcatccactacggactacgagaaaaagatttaccggtgagtaaaatcttattttcttatgtcaaatatgtacttttatccctatacattcaattcATCTATTTCCTCATTCtacataacatgtccattactgctcacccaatattgtttaaatcaaccttaatattgttaatatatgcaattgtgttacgttatctgttaccctttagataatgtattcaagttagacctagttttctattgtttactaccaccacagtggacactcaaagggtgagtcatataaggtaccattgtccctttttgtttactccctattgtccgacagtgagctgaccagacatggttgctctctggctgatgtaatcaccttgattagaatatgtattgtattccaatgctgtaagatccttagacaaagaagtcacacacactccatgtaatatgaagcttctggggctataagtagagctaaccagagagctgaaagagattctatgctccttgactaagaagtgatgttctgtcaggagtttgtggtgggaattgtcacgtggaattggattacagaggtgtgctgagctgtttatagcccatactgttcaataaaccactgttggtttttcatttaccactgtgcctgagtgatttggaacccagtatcttcacagctactatcgatggcgggtaactacctggctctctgcctttgatggtaaaactagttatcatcaggtataaaccatcaatgattcatgatcatcaatagttgatggccaatcctagaccagaccgagagaccacagccaccaccaga from Pseudophryne corroboree isolate aPseCor3 chromosome 3 unlocalized genomic scaffold, aPseCor3.hap2 SUPER_3_unloc_47, whole genome shotgun sequence includes:
- the LOC134984295 gene encoding gastrula zinc finger protein XlCGF17.1-like, which codes for MKAEDIEGEEETYVTAIKAEDIEGEQDTYVTDIKAEDIEGEEETYVTDIKAEDIEGEEETYVTDMKAEDIEGEEETYVRGDQQCKEEEIPTDISTADGPTSRNISEVHLMLSLDCDITDNDSRQDSPGDNPITPIIHPALSTNPPDPGKCSPNHSDIGASITALRLDTEFPCSTDAKCFTQNTNRITHQPAKAGERPFPCSECGKCFTYKSNLVTHQRSHTGEKPYSCSECGKCFTQKSDLVTHQRSHTGEKPFPCSECGNFFTYKSNLVTHQRSHTGEKPYSCSECGKCFVEKSGLVIHQRSHTGEKPYSCSECGKCFAQKSNLVTHQRSHTGEKPYTCSECGKCFSSKSVLVRHQKRHTGEKPYSCSECGKCFAQKSVLVKHQRFHR